GTTCGTTGTCGCAGAAGACCGTCGGGACGCCCGCCGTGGCTCCCGCGGCGACGACCACGTCGACCGCCGCCGCCTTCAGCTCGGTGAGGAGCACGTCGAAACGCCCCTCGGCCTCGGCGAGGTCGGAGCGCAGCGCGTCACGGTCCGCGAGGTGCGGCGAGATCGCGACGACCGTGCAGCCGGACTCGCTCTCGAGGTGCCGCGCGAGTGAGACGGCGACTTCCGCCGGGGCCGTGGTGGCGAAGAAGACGCGCGCGCCGGATACGTCCGCCAGCGGCCTCGGCCTGAACGTGACCGCGGACCACGGCAGGCCGGGGCGCAGACGCTGGACCGCCTCGACGATCGCGGCAACCTCCGCCTCGGTCGCGTTCGGCCGCTCGGCTCCCGCGATGATGAGTGCGTCCGCGCTCGCCAGACGATAGGGTCCGAAATGATCGCAGACGTACGAGACGCCCGCCGCGGCCGAGACGACGAGCAGCGTCGCGTCGGCTCGTACTGGCGGAACGGCGGCACCCGATCCCTCGATGAGCAGCAGGTCGGCTCCGAGCGTGTCGGCGAGCGCGGCTCCCTGCGCCACGTCATCGATGAAGGTCGCGCCCGCGAGTCCGCCCCCGCAGCGACGGCATCCGACGACCGGCACGCGGCTCGTCAGGGCGTCCTCGTAGCAGTCGGAGGCGGCATGCGCCCCGGCGGCGGCGATCTCGAGCAGCCCCGCCGTGGTGAGCAATACCTCGTCACCGCGCACGAGCACCGGCACGCCCGGCCCGCCGCGGCCCATCGCGAGCACCGCGATGCGCTTCCCCGCGGAGGTGAGCCTGCGCGCGAGGAAGCCGGTCAACGCGGTCTTGCCTACCCGCTTGCCCGTGCCGACGATCGCGAGCGTCGGCGTGGCGACGGTGGCGCGCTCCTGCGGCGTGAACGCGAAGTCCGCGCCGCGATACGCGACGCCGAGCCCGAGAGCGACGCCCGCGAGCCTGAAGCGGTCGGGAGCGGTGACCACGGGCTCGTCCGAGAGGTCAACGACGGCGTCCGGCGCAAAGCGCTCCAGGGCCTCTCGCAGCGACGAGTCCATGTCCTCGCCACGAACGAGCGTCACACCGTAGAGGTCCTCCGCGATCGCTCCCACCTTCTCGCTGCCCCCGACGAAGACCGCGGCGGCCACCTCATCGCGCTCCCCCAGCGTGGCGAGAGCGTCCCGCACGACGCTCGGGTGGTGCTCGCCGTCGATGAGCGCGACCACGCGGCTCACGCTTCAGCCTCCCGTGGCCCCCACGAGCACACGTGACCGGCACGCGCATAGTCGGCGACGACCTCGGGATCGTCGAACGGCTTCTTGAGCAGGATCCTCACACTGTCCGGGCGGACCTCGACGACGTTGTAGCTGGGTCTGGTGTTGCCGCGCAGCCGGTGCGTGCATGCCGTTCCCGCGTTCACGACGAGCAGGTCCTCGAGCCGCCACACGTTAGGCACGTGCTTGTGACCGCAAAGCACGAGATCGGCGCCCGCCGATGAGAGCACGCGCAGCACGTCGCCCGCGTCGGAGGCGATGTTGCGCTCGCGTCCGGTGCCGGGGACGGGCACGAGGTGATGGTGGAGGCACACGACCTTGAACTCGTCGGGATCGGTGAACCGCTTCTCGATCCAGCGATGACGCTCGCGGCCGACGCGGCCGTTGTCGAGGTCGGGCTCGGACGAATCTATGCCGAGTAGGTGCACCCCGT
This is a stretch of genomic DNA from Coriobacteriia bacterium. It encodes these proteins:
- a CDS encoding 2,3-diphosphoglycerate synthetase, which codes for MSRVVALIDGEHHPSVVRDALATLGERDEVAAAVFVGGSEKVGAIAEDLYGVTLVRGEDMDSSLREALERFAPDAVVDLSDEPVVTAPDRFRLAGVALGLGVAYRGADFAFTPQERATVATPTLAIVGTGKRVGKTALTGFLARRLTSAGKRIAVLAMGRGGPGVPVLVRGDEVLLTTAGLLEIAAAGAHAASDCYEDALTSRVPVVGCRRCGGGLAGATFIDDVAQGAALADTLGADLLLIEGSGAAVPPVRADATLLVVSAAAGVSYVCDHFGPYRLASADALIIAGAERPNATEAEVAAIVEAVQRLRPGLPWSAVTFRPRPLADVSGARVFFATTAPAEVAVSLARHLESESGCTVVAISPHLADRDALRSDLAEAEGRFDVLLTELKAAAVDVVVAAGATAGVPTVFCDNEPVTVSGLDLGASLDEVVALALRRGAGRGAA
- a CDS encoding metallophosphoesterase, which encodes MADSASAHRDATVIAHISDLHCGSRFHVPNLAMRVVAEINELEPDVVVVTGDLTDMGFREDFEAAARIIGHIECPHVVVLPGNHDARNVGEVHFEALFGERDSELVHNGVHLLGIDSSEPDLDNGRVGRERHRWIEKRFTDPDEFKVVCLHHHLVPVPGTGRERNIASDAGDVLRVLSSAGADLVLCGHKHVPNVWRLEDLLVVNAGTACTHRLRGNTRPSYNVVEVRPDSVRILLKKPFDDPEVVADYARAGHVCSWGPREAEA